The following are encoded in a window of Eriocheir sinensis breed Jianghai 21 chromosome 35, ASM2467909v1, whole genome shotgun sequence genomic DNA:
- the LOC127007568 gene encoding transcription factor E2F4-like yields the protein MAELPPSRQEKSLGLLTSKFVSLLQEAEDGVLDIKSAADQLAVRQKRRIYDITNVLEGIGLIEKKSKNSIVWKGGGPGSNTQEFTDRASMLKEEISELDQHEKMLDQHRQYVQQSIKNITEDLSNFKMAYVNHEDICNCFQGDTLLAIQAPSGTQLEVPVPQMVNGDKKYQIHLKSESGPIYVLLVNQEQEHTQPLVVQVPPPAGIMKSEPERKGIKRPASPPVQPSPPRPDTTTPQKGITAHTPTVSSPSHPESGDVAETAPVSRRVPRKASAGVSSVTEALAPRRARKRQEAAAAAAAAAAAKSSSLSSSSSCKCRHQRGWLRQKYTMLSTTGESSVDELISAEVFAPLLRLSPPPSERDYMFNLDDTEGVCDFFDVPILSSLSADLQ from the exons GCTGCCGATCAGTTGGCTGTACGGCAGAAGAGAAGAATATATGACATCACTAATGTATTAGAAGGTATTGGTTTGattgaaaagaagagtaaaaattcCATAGTATGGAAAGGAGGAGGGCCAGGCTCCAACACCCAGGAGTTCACTGACCGTGCCTCCATGTTGAAGGAGGAGATCTCAGAACTGGACCAACATGAGAAGATGCTGGACCAGCACCGACAG TATGTGCAGCAGAGTATAAAAAACATAACAGAAGACTTAAGCAATTTCAAGATGGCATATGTCAACCATGAAGACATTTGCAATTGCTTCCAAGGTGATACACTCCTGGCAATTCAGGCCCCTTCAGGGACACAACTGGAGGTTCCTGTCCCTCAGATG GTCaatggagacaaaaagtaccagatcCACCTCAAGTCTGAGAGTGGCCCAATTTATGTGCTGCTAGTcaaccaagaacaagaacacacTCAACCTCTGGTTGTGCAG GTTCCTCCTCCAGCTGGCATCATGAAGTCTGAACCTGAAAGAAAGGGTATCAAGAGGCCAGCTTCTCCTCCTGTTCAGCCCTCACCTCCTCGTCCTGATACCACCACCCCACAGAAAGGCATCACAGCTCACACCCCTACAGTCTCTAGTCCCTCACACCCTGAG AGTGGTGATGTAGCTGAAACAGCCCCAGTCTCTAGAAGAGTGCCACGCAAGGCCTCAGCAGGTGTGAGCAGTGTGACAGAGGCGCTGGCACCGAGGAGAGCACGCAAGAGGCAAGAAGCAGCGGCAGCAgctgcagcggcggcggcagctaagtcatcatcattatcatcatcatcatcatgtaagtGTAGACACCAGAG GGGGTGGctgcggcagaagt aTACCATGCTGTCAACTACTGGAGAGAGTTCAGTAGATGAGTTAATTTCTGCAGAAG TCTTTGCACCATTGTTGCGACTGAGTCCTCCCCCATCTGAGCGAGATTACATGTTCAACTTGGATGACACAGAGGGTGTGTGTGACTTCTTTGATGTTCCTATCCTCAGTTCACTCAGTGCTGATCTACAGTGA